The following are from one region of the Flavobacteriales bacterium genome:
- a CDS encoding biotin--[acetyl-CoA-carboxylase] ligase: MKVRLGSVDSTNAHCARLLKEGPVAHGSLYYAIEQSAGKGQPGNKWVSEPGSNLVFSMVVYPDKLEPARAFLLNQWVSVALVDFLHEYFHIDMDCLAVKWPNDVVADDRKIAGILIESAIQGNTLAHAIAGVGLNLNQQAFPEELSRAVSVRHLTGVIHPLEEALDACAAILDREWKVFQDDPTSLTEKYRDMLYGKDLWRDFMIEGRRTSGRIEGVDDEGRLVLQFNDESRRAFRFQELKWIW, from the coding sequence ATGAAAGTCAGGTTGGGATCGGTGGACTCCACCAATGCCCATTGTGCAAGGTTGCTGAAGGAGGGTCCCGTAGCGCATGGGAGTCTGTATTATGCGATCGAGCAGTCTGCCGGAAAGGGGCAGCCCGGGAACAAATGGGTGAGTGAGCCCGGCAGCAACCTCGTGTTCAGCATGGTTGTTTATCCCGACAAGCTCGAACCGGCGCGTGCCTTTTTACTCAACCAATGGGTGTCCGTCGCCCTGGTAGACTTCCTTCACGAATACTTTCATATAGACATGGATTGCCTGGCAGTCAAGTGGCCGAACGATGTTGTGGCGGATGATCGGAAGATCGCCGGTATTCTTATCGAAAGTGCCATCCAGGGAAACACGCTGGCCCATGCAATTGCAGGAGTGGGGCTGAACCTGAACCAGCAGGCATTCCCGGAAGAATTAAGCCGGGCGGTGTCCGTACGTCATCTGACCGGCGTGATTCATCCGCTTGAAGAGGCACTTGATGCGTGTGCTGCTATATTGGATCGGGAGTGGAAGGTCTTTCAGGATGATCCGACATCGCTCACCGAAAAATACAGGGATATGCTTTATGGCAAAGACCTGTGGCGGGATTTCATGATTGAAGGCCGCCGTACTTCCGGCCGCATTGAAGGGGTTGATGATGAAGGGCGTCTGGTGCTGCAATTCAACGACGAGTCCCGTCGTGCCTTCCGCTTTCAGGAACTTAAGTGGATCTGGTAG
- a CDS encoding NUDIX domain-containing protein → MYKVFVNGMPLIFADAVSREAVDPTFFTVSLGPSSILPLVQEGMEQGDLSFGEVYILSDAPEASFEAYCKLFDIEVAAGGCVLNPDGKVLAIERPSHGIGWDLPKGKAEGDETMLETAIREIQEECNAGDLVMKRELLTTYHTFFRGERRVLKRCHWFLFTSEQFTPQAQTDEGISKAEWVSKKELKDHLAFPVLMDVLKEAGV, encoded by the coding sequence ATGTATAAAGTTTTTGTCAACGGCATGCCTTTGATATTTGCTGATGCAGTGTCCCGGGAAGCCGTTGACCCGACTTTCTTCACGGTGTCCCTCGGACCGTCATCCATCCTTCCGCTGGTGCAGGAGGGCATGGAGCAGGGCGACCTGTCCTTCGGCGAGGTATACATCCTGAGCGATGCACCGGAAGCCTCTTTTGAAGCCTATTGCAAGCTGTTTGATATCGAAGTGGCAGCGGGAGGATGCGTCCTCAACCCCGACGGAAAAGTGCTGGCCATTGAAAGACCATCACATGGCATCGGCTGGGATCTCCCCAAGGGAAAGGCGGAGGGCGATGAGACGATGCTGGAAACCGCCATCCGTGAGATCCAGGAGGAGTGCAATGCCGGCGACCTTGTCATGAAGCGTGAGTTGCTCACCACCTACCATACCTTCTTCCGCGGAGAAAGGCGGGTGTTGAAAAGATGTCACTGGTTTCTGTTTACCTCGGAACAATTCACACCACAAGCGCAAACGGATGAAGGCATCTCTAAAGCTGAGTGGGTGTCCAAAAAAGAATTAAAAGATCACCTGGCGTTTCCGGTGCTGATGGATGTGTTGAAGGAAGCGGGGGTGTGA
- a CDS encoding orotate phosphoribosyltransferase, which produces MILNDDVAKKTAELLLQIKAIKLNPGKPFQWASGWLSPIYCDNRKTLSYPKVRTYIRQQLADGLEEKFGRPDVIAGVATGAIAHGVLAAQALDIPFVYVRPKPKEHGLGNQIEGDMESGQSVVIIEDLISTGMSSLSALEAIRQAGGNVKGMISIFDYGFKQSETAFAESNCTLFSLSGYATLLEVAAESQYINRDELKTLEAWHKQPSTWKP; this is translated from the coding sequence ATGATTTTAAATGACGATGTAGCGAAAAAGACTGCTGAGTTGCTGCTACAAATTAAGGCAATAAAACTTAATCCCGGAAAACCTTTTCAATGGGCCTCCGGTTGGCTTTCCCCCATTTACTGTGATAACCGCAAAACACTTTCTTACCCGAAGGTGAGAACGTATATCCGTCAGCAGCTGGCCGACGGCCTTGAAGAAAAGTTCGGAAGACCCGATGTCATCGCCGGGGTGGCAACAGGTGCCATCGCCCACGGGGTGCTGGCCGCACAAGCCCTGGACATTCCCTTCGTTTATGTTCGGCCCAAACCGAAAGAACACGGACTGGGCAATCAGATCGAAGGTGACATGGAGTCCGGACAAAGTGTGGTGATCATCGAAGATCTCATTTCCACCGGCATGAGCAGTCTGAGTGCCCTGGAAGCCATCAGACAGGCAGGCGGCAACGTGAAAGGCATGATCTCCATTTTCGATTACGGATTCAAACAGTCGGAAACAGCTTTTGCGGAAAGCAACTGCACGCTGTTCTCCCTTTCAGGTTATGCAACCCTCCTGGAGGTGGCGGCCGAATCACAGTACATCAACCGGGACGAACTCAAAACCCTGGAAGCCTGGCACAAGCAACCTTCCACCTGGAAACCCTGA